Proteins from a genomic interval of Candidatus Latescibacterota bacterium:
- a CDS encoding DUF438 domain-containing protein — MMIDGKTRIDDLLDRYPFLEEYLPTLCDQYKLLKNKLVRKTVGKFADIEKVAEIGGFESAELLEKIGARIKKESGEEVVMPPPRGSDGPAGKDRHGVIKDIIRRLHDGESVDSLKSEFSSILDDIGAHELTQVEQELIEGGMPVEEVQRMCNLHSSIFSDGLRDQSIPGVPAGHPVQTMLRENRELEKRVSLILRDLNAPDMAARLADLKTIDLHYVRKENQLFPLLEKHEITGPSSVMWGKHDEIRNLFRKAESEEPISEDTLRTLTLEVTEMITKEEKILIPMALEVLSDEEWKRVGEGQDELGYCWIEPDGEWEPQVKTVDARHDHPVTGDINLDVGHMTPELLNLMLCHLPIEMSLVDENDEVVYYSQTKERIFPRTPAVIGRKVQNCHPRTSLDVVDRILKAFKSGEKDEAEFWLQMKGMFINIRYFAVRDKDGTYRGCLEVTQEVSHIRSLEGDRRLLNWT, encoded by the coding sequence GCTATCCGTTTCTTGAGGAATATCTACCCACCTTATGTGACCAATACAAGCTTCTTAAGAACAAACTCGTGAGAAAGACCGTCGGCAAGTTCGCCGATATTGAGAAGGTCGCGGAGATCGGAGGGTTCGAATCGGCGGAACTTCTCGAGAAGATAGGAGCCAGAATAAAGAAGGAAAGTGGCGAAGAAGTGGTTATGCCGCCGCCTCGCGGGAGTGACGGTCCCGCGGGCAAAGACAGGCATGGCGTGATCAAGGACATAATCCGCAGACTTCACGATGGTGAGAGTGTCGATTCGCTGAAATCGGAATTCTCATCGATACTTGATGATATCGGAGCTCACGAACTCACCCAGGTCGAGCAGGAATTGATCGAGGGCGGTATGCCTGTGGAGGAAGTGCAGCGGATGTGCAATCTTCACTCGAGCATTTTCAGTGACGGCTTACGAGACCAAAGCATCCCCGGCGTTCCGGCAGGACATCCGGTACAGACGATGTTGCGGGAAAACAGGGAGCTGGAAAAACGTGTGTCCTTGATACTGCGGGATCTCAACGCTCCGGACATGGCTGCCAGACTTGCCGATCTGAAAACGATAGATCTTCACTACGTCAGAAAAGAGAATCAGCTTTTTCCACTGCTCGAAAAACATGAGATAACAGGCCCCTCGAGCGTGATGTGGGGCAAACATGACGAGATAAGGAATCTTTTCAGAAAGGCTGAAAGCGAGGAGCCGATAAGTGAGGATACTCTCAGGACCCTGACTCTTGAAGTGACCGAGATGATAACGAAAGAGGAGAAAATCCTGATCCCGATGGCGCTCGAGGTCCTCAGCGATGAAGAATGGAAGAGAGTCGGTGAGGGGCAGGACGAGCTGGGTTACTGCTGGATCGAGCCCGACGGGGAGTGGGAGCCACAGGTCAAAACCGTCGACGCCAGGCACGATCACCCTGTCACGGGAGATATCAATCTTGATGTCGGCCATATGACACCGGAGCTTCTGAACCTTATGCTGTGCCATCTCCCAATCGAGATGTCCCTGGTGGACGAGAACGACGAAGTCGTCTATTACAGCCAGACGAAAGAACGCATTTTCCCCAGAACTCCTGCGGTGATCGGGCGAAAGGTGCAGAACTGCCATCCCCGGACGAGTCTTGATGTCGTTGACAGGATCCTCAAAGCTTTCAAAAGCGGGGAAAAAGATGAGGCCGAATTCTGGCTGCAGATGAAAGGGATGTTCATAAATATCCGCTATTTTGCAGTACGAGATAAAGATGGCACCTATCGAGGTTGCCTCGAGGTCACTCAGGAAGTGTCTCACATTCGAAGCCTTGAGGGTGACCGAAGACTGCTGAACTGGACGTAG